Proteins encoded together in one Undibacterium sp. CCC3.4 window:
- a CDS encoding LD-carboxypeptidase: protein MNLPASPLLAQRRIAVVAPSGAPLDDAAVLRGLQVLEQLGCEVHNYYRAAQRFERFAASDAERAAQLHAAAANPDVDIILALRGSYGLSRILPLLDLDMLAASGKLLVGYSDFTPLYQAMLARGRISLAGPMLCDDFTRDEPSAYTLSQFAAALSAVAAAVPHRVDFASPDSADMAVDGCLWGGNLAMLVHTLGTPYWHEPQQGILFLEDIGEHPYRIERMLLQLHFAGVLARQQAIVLGDFSAYRLVANDNGYDFASMLAYIRSVCPVPLVCGLPFGHIRERASLVVGSQAQLRVHNGVANLSMHFPIDQASL from the coding sequence ATGAATCTCCCGGCTTCTCCCTTGTTGGCCCAGCGTCGTATCGCTGTCGTGGCACCGAGCGGTGCGCCGCTCGACGATGCGGCCGTGTTACGCGGCTTGCAAGTACTGGAACAGCTCGGCTGCGAAGTGCATAATTATTACCGAGCGGCGCAACGCTTTGAACGCTTCGCCGCCAGCGATGCCGAACGGGCGGCGCAATTGCACGCCGCCGCCGCCAATCCGGACGTCGATATCATCCTGGCCCTGCGCGGCAGTTACGGCTTGTCGCGCATTTTGCCGCTGCTCGATCTCGATATGCTGGCCGCCAGCGGCAAGCTGCTGGTTGGTTACAGCGATTTCACACCGCTGTACCAAGCCATGCTGGCACGTGGCCGCATCAGCTTGGCTGGTCCTATGTTGTGTGATGATTTCACGCGTGACGAGCCGTCCGCTTACACCTTGTCACAGTTTGCCGCCGCACTGAGCGCCGTTGCGGCCGCTGTGCCGCACCGCGTCGACTTCGCCAGCCCAGACAGTGCTGATATGGCGGTCGATGGCTGCTTGTGGGGTGGCAACTTGGCCATGCTCGTGCATACCTTGGGTACGCCGTACTGGCACGAGCCGCAGCAGGGCATCTTGTTTTTGGAAGATATCGGCGAGCATCCATATCGGATCGAGCGCATGCTGCTGCAATTGCATTTTGCCGGCGTCTTAGCGCGCCAACAAGCCATTGTGCTCGGCGATTTTTCTGCCTACCGGCTGGTGGCCAATGACAATGGCTATGATTTCGCCAGTATGCTGGCTTATATCCGCAGTGTCTGCCCGGTGCCGCTGGTGTGTGGCCTGCCGTTCGGGCATATCCGTGAGCGCGCCAGCTTGGTGGTCGGTAGCCAAGCGCAACTGCGGGTGCACAACGGCGTCGCAAATTTAAGCATGCATTTTCCGATCGATCAAGCTTCACTCTGA
- the tadA gene encoding tRNA adenosine(34) deaminase TadA: MLHPRAPATPDHAVSSAAEQAHDAVFMQLAYQQAQLAGAAGEVPVGAVLVQGGVVIARGYNRPICDHDPSAHAEMQALRSAALALENYRLPGCELYVTLEPCLMCAGAMLHARLARVIYAAPDPKTGVAGSLLNVFQDTRLNHHTRVTGGVLAEPCARLLKDFFAERRRAAAALKKSAALASLGTGLPIPLSSHESPT; encoded by the coding sequence ATGCTGCATCCACGCGCTCCGGCCACCCCGGACCACGCTGTCAGCAGCGCGGCCGAGCAAGCGCACGATGCAGTTTTCATGCAATTGGCGTATCAACAAGCGCAACTGGCCGGCGCGGCCGGTGAAGTGCCGGTCGGTGCGGTGCTGGTGCAGGGCGGGGTGGTGATTGCCCGTGGTTACAACCGACCGATTTGTGATCATGACCCCAGCGCACACGCCGAAATGCAAGCCCTGCGCAGTGCCGCCTTGGCACTGGAAAACTACCGCCTGCCTGGCTGCGAACTGTATGTCACGCTGGAACCGTGCTTGATGTGTGCCGGTGCGATGCTGCATGCGCGCCTGGCCCGCGTCATCTACGCCGCGCCCGACCCGAAAACCGGAGTGGCCGGCTCACTGCTGAATGTGTTTCAAGATACCCGCCTCAATCACCATACTCGTGTGACCGGCGGCGTCTTGGCTGAACCCTGCGCGCGTCTGCTGAAAGACTTTTTCGCCGAGCGGCGGCGCGCGGCGGCGGCCTTAAAAAAATCTGCCGCTCTTGCTAGTCTTGGCACTGGTTTGCCTATTCCACTTTCATCGCACGAGTCCCCCACATGA
- the queD gene encoding 6-carboxytetrahydropterin synthase QueD, producing the protein MLTITRKMEFDAGHRIPDHSSQCRNLHGHRYTLQITLTGEVVQQDGESDNGMIMDFGDIKALANEHLVNLWDHSFIVYEKDYLIKNFLDQLPGHKTVVIDRVPTVENLAKIAFDILKPVYHDRYGRSLALTKVTLYETPNCWAEIDG; encoded by the coding sequence ATGTTAACGATTACCCGAAAAATGGAATTCGATGCCGGTCATCGGATTCCCGACCACAGCAGTCAGTGCCGCAACCTGCACGGCCACCGCTATACCTTGCAAATCACCCTGACTGGCGAAGTGGTGCAGCAAGATGGCGAGTCCGATAACGGCATGATCATGGATTTCGGCGATATCAAAGCGCTGGCCAATGAACACCTGGTCAATCTGTGGGACCATTCCTTTATTGTTTACGAAAAAGATTACCTGATCAAGAATTTTCTCGATCAATTGCCGGGGCATAAAACCGTGGTCATCGATCGTGTGCCGACGGTAGAAAATTTAGCCAAAATAGCTTTCGATATACTCAAACCTGTTTACCACGACCGCTACGGCCGTAGCTTGGCGCTCACCAAAGTGACGCTGTATGAAACGCCGAATTGCTGGGCCGAGATCGACGGCTGA
- the queE gene encoding 7-carboxy-7-deazaguanine synthase has translation MTYSVKEIFYTLQGEGNHAGRPAVFCRFAGCNLWSGREQDRATAICQFCDTDFVGTDGLGGGKFKTPEALAAVINALWPSAYPASKYVVLTGGEPLMQLDAGLIAALHAVGFTIAIETNGTLPVPVGVDWVCVSPKMGAELVVRKGNEIKVVMPQIGQNMATYADLDFEHYFVQAMDGPLREDNLRLAVDFCKQHPHWKLSVQTHKLLHIP, from the coding sequence GTGACCTATAGTGTCAAAGAAATTTTTTACACCTTGCAGGGCGAGGGCAATCATGCCGGGCGCCCGGCGGTGTTTTGTCGTTTCGCCGGCTGTAATTTGTGGTCAGGGCGCGAGCAAGACCGCGCTACGGCGATTTGCCAGTTTTGCGATACCGATTTTGTCGGCACCGATGGCTTGGGCGGCGGTAAATTCAAGACGCCCGAGGCTTTGGCGGCGGTGATCAATGCGCTGTGGCCATCGGCTTACCCGGCCAGTAAGTATGTTGTGCTGACCGGCGGCGAACCGCTGATGCAGCTCGATGCCGGCTTGATCGCGGCCTTGCATGCCGTCGGATTTACCATTGCCATTGAAACCAATGGTACTTTGCCGGTGCCGGTTGGCGTCGATTGGGTGTGCGTGAGCCCAAAAATGGGGGCTGAGCTGGTAGTGCGCAAGGGTAATGAAATCAAGGTGGTGATGCCGCAAATCGGCCAAAACATGGCAACATATGCCGATCTTGATTTTGAACATTACTTTGTTCAAGCCATGGATGGCCCTCTGAGAGAGGATAATCTGCGCCTTGCCGTCGATTTCTGCAAGCAGCATCCGCATTGGAAGCTCAGTGTGCAGACCCATAAACTTTTACACATTCCTTAA
- a CDS encoding GIY-YIG nuclease family protein — MTKYSYVYLLASHRNGSLYVGVTSDLLKRVYEHKNKFVDGFSKQHNIDKLVWFEQHESIESAILREKQIKKWKRAWKIRKIETTNPYWNDLYFALKA; from the coding sequence ATGACTAAATATTCTTACGTGTACCTGCTAGCCAGCCATCGAAACGGTAGCTTGTATGTGGGTGTAACAAGCGATTTGTTGAAGCGTGTGTACGAGCACAAGAATAAATTTGTCGATGGGTTTTCTAAGCAACACAATATTGATAAGCTGGTCTGGTTTGAGCAGCACGAATCGATTGAGTCAGCCATTCTTCGCGAAAAACAAATCAAAAAATGGAAGCGGGCATGGAAGATTCGGAAAATCGAAACGACTAATCCCTATTGGAATGATTTGTACTTCGCATTGAAAGCGTAA
- a CDS encoding DUF2256 domain-containing protein, with product MKKADSHSEHRGNKSSLPSKPCVSCGLTMTWRRSWAKNWAEVKYCSQACRRNKPAQP from the coding sequence ATGAAGAAAGCAGACAGCCACTCCGAGCACCGCGGCAACAAATCCAGTTTACCGAGCAAGCCTTGTGTCAGCTGTGGTTTGACGATGACTTGGCGACGCAGTTGGGCCAAGAATTGGGCCGAAGTGAAATATTGCTCGCAAGCATGCCGCCGCAACAAGCCAGCCCAGCCATGA
- a CDS encoding DUF393 domain-containing protein → MHTPTDDTAVPALTVLYDGACPLCKREIAMYQGMEARESLCFADISAADTALPPGTTRQQLLQRFHVRSADGVLHSGAAAFVLLWATLPGWRWLARLARWPGMLWLMERGYRFFLRFRPQLQKLAARAERRQTR, encoded by the coding sequence ATGCACACTCCGACTGACGACACGGCGGTACCGGCCCTGACGGTTTTATACGACGGCGCCTGCCCTTTATGCAAGCGTGAAATTGCCATGTACCAAGGCATGGAAGCGCGTGAAAGCCTGTGTTTTGCCGATATCAGCGCGGCTGACACGGCGCTGCCACCCGGCACCACGCGCCAACAATTACTGCAGCGTTTTCATGTACGCAGCGCCGATGGCGTATTGCACAGCGGCGCGGCAGCCTTCGTCTTGCTGTGGGCCACCCTGCCCGGCTGGCGCTGGCTGGCGCGGCTGGCGCGCTGGCCCGGCATGCTGTGGTTGATGGAACGTGGCTACCGGTTTTTTTTGCGCTTCCGGCCGCAGTTGCAAAAATTGGCCGCACGTGCAGAACGTCGCCAAACACGCTGA
- a CDS encoding pirin family protein, protein MSEEKPLTARYRGSKHGPITRLIDPATLGEQLKPFIFLDFFNAPVQRGFSFGMHPHSGIATLTWQPDSDIAYQDSIGQSGVLPAGGLECLQAGGGVWHQAKFETDGWASGFQLWVALPPEAEEAAALAQYVAPHQVPVAQVPGGELRLLSGQISLPSQRLRSVIDTQQDMNYLVLNLQPRASWRYDVPAQHDVCWAFPFAGNILLDGVAESLELLSFGAGQSVNFQAGAAGARIVFGSAKRHSHDLVIGNGSVHTNAMSLAASHQRIREIGKLLLQQGRR, encoded by the coding sequence ATGAGCGAAGAGAAACCCCTTACTGCGCGCTATCGCGGCAGTAAACATGGCCCGATTACGCGCCTGATTGATCCGGCTACACTCGGTGAGCAACTGAAGCCATTTATCTTTTTGGATTTTTTTAATGCGCCGGTGCAGCGAGGTTTCAGCTTTGGCATGCACCCGCATTCCGGTATCGCCACCCTGACCTGGCAACCCGATTCGGATATCGCCTACCAAGACAGCATCGGTCAATCTGGGGTATTGCCAGCCGGCGGCCTCGAATGCTTGCAAGCCGGTGGTGGGGTTTGGCATCAAGCTAAGTTTGAAACCGACGGCTGGGCCAGCGGTTTTCAATTATGGGTGGCGCTGCCGCCTGAGGCCGAAGAAGCGGCGGCCTTGGCACAGTATGTTGCACCGCATCAGGTGCCAGTGGCACAAGTGCCGGGCGGCGAGCTGCGCTTACTCTCAGGCCAGATAAGCTTGCCGAGCCAGCGCTTACGTAGCGTTATTGATACTCAGCAAGATATGAATTATTTGGTCTTAAACCTGCAGCCGCGCGCCAGTTGGCGCTATGACGTGCCGGCCCAGCACGATGTCTGCTGGGCTTTTCCGTTTGCCGGCAATATCTTGCTCGATGGGGTAGCGGAATCTTTGGAATTACTCAGTTTTGGTGCCGGCCAAAGCGTCAACTTCCAAGCTGGCGCTGCCGGCGCTCGTATCGTCTTCGGCTCGGCCAAACGGCATAGCCATGATTTAGTGATAGGCAATGGCTCGGTGCATACGAATGCCATGTCTTTGGCTGCCAGTCATCAGCGCATCAGAGAAATCGGTAAATTACTGTTGCAACAAGGGCGACGCTGA